A part of Ziziphus jujuba cultivar Dongzao chromosome 8, ASM3175591v1 genomic DNA contains:
- the LOC107414804 gene encoding protein PARALOG OF AIPP2 isoform X10, with protein MQGPVDETDHDTQTNMGKLPEGSLGHVDSSLVKDALADVVSDHKTVACKVTDPKKICLKAEAGNINDDGTPTNEVLKCSDQGQGEQEEKSSELGIGEPHLPSMSGDESDESDIVEHDVKVCDICGDAGREDMLAICSRCSDGAEHTYCMRKMLKSVPRGNWLCEECKFAEESSSQKQETEGKRMNKVSSSTHFSGKRIAENVEVAPAAKRQALEMSMGSPKASSPNRMGVLSRESSFKNLDKERVRSAQQTCLGNQSTNDMLETSRSSTAGPRLQTPKGTLLKSNSFNAGNSKPKVKLVDEVVPQKQKGAKEHTSLDIKERPSRMISKSMSFKSVNSSRSNVSDSKVKIISPKFSNVVDLKGLKQAKERNAFERKNLSKLDRPPVSSTTASSTASTLKADQASRVESSLVSHVSNNRDLKVVQCEGKPNISTKSTSNLARKTLETPIMSSVGASSTICGSATEQKLNQVSSKDEILPTYSSAIDKPSNNFDGTPPDGLPRLQETINQADKARESSVRPRPSAPVSPKGIFCQRCKEIGHAAELCTTGSPQASGNDALTARSSSREEMHRGSKLKDALYAAMLRKPEIYRNKRVLDQSDEFSPSNTDLNSEIACQDQVFVSNKLKNNILHEGSQEKKAITESSGSDSCTHSTVNNMMQDALPMTDVVFSSKVGDLDAAVPSVGKPMVKDFLGHASATLAFLSKFSPIPEYEYIWQGCFEVHRSGNILDLYGGIQAHLSTCASPRVLEMLHKFPQKLFLNEVPRMSTWPMQFHDGGAKEDNIALYFFAKDLESYERKYKSLLDGMIKNDLALKGNVEGVELLIFPSNQLPEKSQRWNMLFFLWGVFRTRRMHGPDSSKNVNIPSLDGISVEKHTPTAVMTLSENLCSPKRIDEESSSCGRNSNMFLTSNVPAQICAKVTVDCDEQKASPELTCLGLKANSVLKDSQLVSKSTSGVRLSEEMRCTSPSLQEVGLPKHGMGADVRPSLPAIGTHGSNMGEKMQLDRNYTSSLKTPLSNQEVVGVSGNVYEEKFSDSLGVSGSVGDMMPLDGVKRDGDQYKLEREVKEEDEHVNAEAALARDPMTKAVNCYQPSQRKRPHIDLMDTAPPASDLASQKMPWNGVNNMPIDGASIGKKPKTGSINMYEYSGRNSLGDGISSQGNDLGPCSLVEEKRCVESCDEKVIPEDFGTTERFFFPVDSRHVKVGDSFASRRSFSTGNEERSHDGFPNLELALGAETKPQNKGILPFFVGVVDKKNNQDKPPDKLIDDKEDDVSASLSLSLSFPFPDKEQPVKPVSKSEQLRAERRHVNTSLLLFGGFPEK; from the exons ATGCAAGGTCCTGTTGATGAGACTGATCATGATACTCAGACGAATATG GGAAAACTGCCAGAAGGTTCACTTGGACATGTTGATTCTTCATTGGTGAAAGATGCATTAGCGGATGTTGTTTCTGACCACAAAACTGTTGCATGTAAGGTTACTGACCCTAAGAAAATTTGTCTAAAGGCGGAGGCAGGGAACATAAATGATGATGGGACTCCAACAAATGAAGTTTTGAAATGTTCGGATCAAGGACAAggtgaacaagaagaaaagtccaGTGAATTAGGCATTGGGGAGCCTCATTTGCCATCCATGTCTGGCGATGAAAGTGATGAATCTGACATTGTGGAGCATGAT GTAAAAGTATGTGATATTTGTGGAGATGCAGGACGAGAGGATATGCTTGCTATTTGTAGCCGCTGCAGTGATGGTGCAGAGCATAC CTATTGTATGCGGAAAATGCTTAAGTCTGTCCCTAGAGGTAACTGGCTGTGTGAGGAATGTAAGTTTGCTGAGGAAAGCAGTAGCCAGAAGCAAG AAACTGAGGGAAAAAGAATGAATAAAGTGAGTTCAAGCACACATTTCTCTGGTAAGAGGATTGCAGAAAATGTAGAAGTGGCTCCTGCTGCAAAAAGGCAGGCTCTTGAAATGAGCATGGGTTCACCCAAGGCATCTAGCCCCAACAGAATGGGTGTTCTATCCCGTGAGTCGTCATTCAAAAACTTAGATAAGGAGAGAGTTAGGTCAGCACAACAGACTTGTTTAGGGAATCAATCCACTAATGATATGTTGGAAACATCACGCTCTTCTACTGCTGGTCCAAGGCTTCAGACACCCAAGG GGACATTATTAAAGTCAAATTCCTTTAATGCCGGAAATTCCAAACCAAAAGTTAAGCTTGTGGATGAAGTTGTTCCGCAAAAGCAAAAGGGGGCTAAAGAGCATACTTCTCTCGATATCAAAGAGAGACCTTCCAGAATGATAAGCAAATCCATGTCATTTAAATCCGTGAACTCAAGCCGATCAAATGTATCTGATTCAAAAGTGAAAATAATCTCGCCCAAGTTTAGCAATGTTGTTGATCTTAAAGGACTGAAACAAGCAAAAGAGCGGAATGCATTTGAGAGGAAAAATTTGTCTAAACTAGATCGTCCTCCTGTTAGTTCAACTACAGCTAGTTCTACCGCTTCAACACTAAAGGCTGACCAAGCATCTCGTGTTGAATCCAGTTTGGTGTCACATGTAAGCAACAACCGGGATTTGAAGGTTGTTCAGTGTGAAGGAAAACCAAATATTTCTACAAAATCAACCAGCAACCTAGCTCGTAAAACTTTAGAAACTCCTATTATGTCATCAG TTGGAGCTTCATCTACCATATGCGGTTCTGCCACCGAACAGAAGCTGAACCAAGTTAGCTCTAAGGATGAAATCTTGCCCACTTATTCTTCGGCTATTGACAAACCATCAAATAATTTTGATGGAACTCCTCCAGATGGGTTACCTCGGTTGCAGGAAACAATAAATCAGGCTGATAAAGCCAGGGAAAGCTCTGTTCGCCCCAGGCCTAGTGCTCCAGTTAGTCCTAAAGGTATTTTCTGTCAAAGATGTAAAGAAATTGGTCATGCTGCAGAATTGTGCACAACTGGTAGTCCGCAGGCTTCTGGTAATGATGCATTGACTGCTAGAAGTTCTAGTAGGGAGGAAATGCACAGAGGCAGTAAATTGAAAGATGCACTTTATGCTGCTATGCTTAGAAAGCCCGAAATATACAGAAATAAAAGAGTGCTTGATCAATCTGATGAGTTTTCCCCATCAAACACAGACTTAAATAGTGAAATAGCCTGTCAAGATCAAGTTTTCGTTTCAAAtaagttgaaaaataatattttgcatGAAGGAtcacaagaaaagaaagcaataaCCGAGAGTTCTGGCTCTGACTCTTGCACACATTCAACTGTCAATAACATGATGCAGGATGCCTTGCCCATGACTGATGTTGTGTTTTCTTCAAAAGTAGGGGACTTGGATGCGGCTGTTCCTTCTGTTGGGAAACCGATGGTGAAAGACTTCTTGGGTCATGCTTCAGCAACCTTGGCCTTTCTCTCAAAGTTTTCGCCCATTCCAGAATATGAATACATCTGGCA GGGGTGTTTTGAGGTACATAGAAGTGGTAATATTCTGGATTTATATGGTGGAATTCAAGCACATCTATCAACTTGTGCATCGCCTAGAGTTCTTGAGATGCTACACAAGTTTCCTCAGAAACTTTTCCTGAATGAAGTACCTCGCATGAGCACCTGGCCAATGCAGTTTCATGACGGTGGTGCTAAAGAAGACAACATTGCTCTTTACTTCTTTGCCAAAGATCTTGAGAG TTATGAGAGAAAGTACAAGAGCCTGTTGGATGGTAtgataaaaaatgatttagctCTCAAAGGAAATGTTGAGGGTGTTGAGCTTTTGATATTTCCATCCAATCAGCTTCCTGAGAAATCACAGC GTTGgaatatgttatttttccttTGGGGTGTCTTCCGGACGAGGAGGATGCATGGTCCAGATTCATCCAAGAACGTAAATATTCCCAGTTTGGATGGGATTTCAGTGGAAAAACATACCCCTACTGCTGTCATGACTTTATCGGAGAATCTATGTTCACCAAAGCGTATAGATGAAGAATCTTCTTCATGTGGCAGGAATTCTAATATGTTTTTAACTTCCAATGTGCCTGCCCAGATCTGTGCCAAAGTAACTGTGGATTGTGATGAACAAAAAGCTTCTCCAGAGCTGACGTGTTTGGGTTTGAAAGCGAATTCAGTGCTGAAAGATAGCCAACTGGTCTCCAAATCTACGAGCGGTGTGCGCTTGTCTGAAGAAATGAGATGCACCAGCCCTTCCTTG CAAGAAGTTGGTCTTCCAAAGCATGGAATGGGTGCAGATGTCAGACCATCCCTCCCAGCCATTGGAACACATGGCTCGAACATGGGTGAGAAGATGCAACTTGATAGAAATTATACTTCATCTTTGAAAACTCCTCTTTCCAATCAAGAGGTGGTAGGTGTTTCAGGGAATGTTTATGAGGAGAAATTTTCAGATTCCCTTGGTGTTTCGGGAAGTGTTGGTGATATGATGCCTCTGGATGGAGTGAAAAGAGATGGGGATCAGTATAAACTTGAAAGGGAAGTGAAGGAAGAAGATGAGCATGTGAATGCAGAGGCAGCTTTGGCAAGAGATCCAATGACCAAAGCAGTCAACTGTTATCAGCCTAGTCAGAGGAAACGTCCGCACATAGATCTTATGGATACAGCTCCACCCGCTTCTGATCTTGCAAGTCAGAAAATGCCTTGGAATGGAGTGAATAATATGCCGATTGATGGAGCAAGTATTGGTAAGAAGCCAAAGACAGGTTCAATTAACATGTATGAATATAGTGGAAGAAATTCTCTTGGTGATGGTATTTCATCACAGGGAAATGATCTAGGTCCCTGTTCATTAGTTGAGGAGAAGAGATGTGTTGAATCTTGTGATGAGAAAGTCATTCCGGAGGACTTTGGAACCACGGAAAGGTTCTTTTTTCCTGTAGATTCACGTCATGTGAAGGTGGGGGACAGCTTTGCATCTCGGAGAAGTTTCTCAACAGGAAATGAAGAACGGTCGCATGATGGATTTCCGAACCTTGAGCTTGCTTTAGGGGCAGAGACAAAACCTCAAAATAAGGGGATTCTGCCTTTCTTTGTTGGGGTAGTGGACAAGAAAAATAACCAGGACAAGCCTCCAGATAAACTGATAGACGATAAAGAGGATGATGTCTCTGcttctctttccctctctctttcCTTCCCTTTTCCGGACAAGGAACAACCTGTTAAACCAGTATCAAAATCAGAGCAGCTCCGGGCTGAAAGGCGCCATGTGAATACCTCACTGCTCCTCTTTGGCGGTTTTCCAGAGAAATAG
- the LOC107414804 gene encoding protein PARALOG OF AIPP2 isoform X4 has translation MQGPVDETDHDTQTNMVSFQSENKFDNCSMSRKVHMRGESGACNVCAAPCSSCMHFSRAIMGSKTDEYSDENCRVNIGSQYSVNGGDTSSSFKSKTCDSLQHTTSETSNLISVNSSHDSLSENADSKATLRSSNVADTLEVEMLPKLSSGGTTEEVELSPKPLCDIYSGAFTNKYEDPKGVEAHDDNISCVSRVNDAYASASNASRSVDRKNLSCSSASVSSLGPEESRKAHELVLSEVPPSKDVGAGISSPKEKKPSSYIQGKLPEGSLGHVDSSLVKDALADVVSDHKTVACKVTDPKKICLKAEAGNINDDGTPTNEVLKCSDQGQGEQEEKSSELGIGEPHLPSMSGDESDESDIVEHDVKVCDICGDAGREDMLAICSRCSDGAEHTYCMRKMLKSVPRGNWLCEECKFAEESSSQKQETEGKRMNKVSSSTHFSGKRIAENVEVAPAAKRQALEMSMGSPKASSPNRMGVLSRESSFKNLDKERVRSAQQTCLGNQSTNDMLETSRSSTAGPRLQTPKGTLLKSNSFNAGNSKPKVKLVDEVVPQKQKGAKEHTSLDIKERPSRMISKSMSFKSVNSSRSNVSDSKVKIISPKFSNVVDLKGLKQAKERNAFERKNLSKLDRPPVSSTTASSTASTLKADQASRVESSLVSHVSNNRDLKVVQCEGKPNISTKSTSNLARKTLETPIMSSVGASSTICGSATEQKLNQVSSKDEILPTYSSAIDKPSNNFDGTPPDGLPRLQETINQADKARESSVRPRPSAPVSPKGIFCQRCKEIGHAAELCTTGSPQASGNDALTARSSSREEMHRGSKLKDALYAAMLRKPEIYRNKRVLDQSDEFSPSNTDLNSEIACQDQVFVSNKLKNNILHEGSQEKKAITESSGSDSCTHSTVNNMMQDALPMTDVVFSSKVGDLDAAVPSVGKPMVKDFLGHASATLAFLSKFSPIPEYEYIWQGCFEVHRSGNILDLYGGIQAHLSTCASPRVLEMLHKFPQKLFLNEVPRMSTWPMQFHDGGAKEDNIALYFFAKDLESYERKYKSLLDGMIKNDLALKGNVEGVELLIFPSNQLPEKSQRWNMLFFLWGVFRTRRMHGPDSSKNVNIPSLDGISVEKHTPTAVMTLSENLCSPKRIDEESSSCGRNSNMFLTSNVPAQICAKVTVDCDEQKASPELTCLGLKANSVLKDSQLVSKSTSGVRLSEEMRCTSPSLQEVGLPKHGMGADVRPSLPAIGTHGSNMGEKMQLDRNYTSSLKTPLSNQEVVGVSGNVYEEKFSDSLGVSGSVGDMMPLDGVKRDGDQYKLEREVKEEDEHVNAEAALARDPMTKAVNCYQPSQRKRPHIDLMDTAPPASDLASQKMPWNGVNNMPIDGASIGKKPKTGSINMYEYSGRNSLGDGISSQGNDLGPCSLVEEKRCVESCDEKVIPEDFGTTERFFFPVDSRHVKVGDSFASRRSFSTGNEERSHDGFPNLELALGAETKPQNKGILPFFVGVVDKKNNQDKPPDKLIDDKEDDVSASLSLSLSFPFPDKEQPVKPVSKSEQLRAERRHVNTSLLLFGGFPEK, from the exons ATGCAAGGTCCTGTTGATGAGACTGATCATGATACTCAGACGAATATG GTGTCATTTCAATctgaaaacaaatttgataaCTGTTCCATGAGTCGTAAAGTTCATATGAGAGGTGAGTCTGGGGCCTGTAACGTCTGTGCTGCTCCCTGTTCATCGTGTATGCATTTCAGTCGAGCTATCATGGGGTCGAAGACTGATGAATATTCTGATGAGAACTGTCGTGTAAACATTGGTAGTCAGTATTCTGTCAATGGGGGTGATACTTCTTCGTCTTTTAAGAGTAAGACATGTGACAGCTTACAGCATACTACCAGTGAAACAAGTAACTTAATTAGTGTCAATTCTAGTCATGATTCTTTATCTGAAAATGCTGACAGCAAAGCAACCTTAAGGTCCTCTAATGTAGCTGATACTTTAGAAGTTGAAATGCTTCCTAAGTTGTCCTCTGGTGGAACCACTGAAGAGGTTGAACTTTCTCCTAAACCTCTGTGTGATATATATTCTGGTGCCTTCACAAATAAGTACGAGGATCCCAAAGGTGTAGAAGCTCATGATGataatatttcatgtgttaGTAGAGTCAATGATGCATATGCTTCAGCCAGCAATGCTAGCAGGAGTGTAGACAGGAAGAATTTGTCATGTAGTTCAGCTTCAGTTAGTAGTTTAGGCCCAGAAGAATCCAGAAAGGCACATGAGTTAGTCTTGTCGGAGGTGCCTCCTTCAAAAGATGTTGGTGCTGGCATTAGCTCGCCAAAG GAAAAGAAACCCTCTTCTTATATTCAGGGAAAACTGCCAGAAGGTTCACTTGGACATGTTGATTCTTCATTGGTGAAAGATGCATTAGCGGATGTTGTTTCTGACCACAAAACTGTTGCATGTAAGGTTACTGACCCTAAGAAAATTTGTCTAAAGGCGGAGGCAGGGAACATAAATGATGATGGGACTCCAACAAATGAAGTTTTGAAATGTTCGGATCAAGGACAAggtgaacaagaagaaaagtccaGTGAATTAGGCATTGGGGAGCCTCATTTGCCATCCATGTCTGGCGATGAAAGTGATGAATCTGACATTGTGGAGCATGAT GTAAAAGTATGTGATATTTGTGGAGATGCAGGACGAGAGGATATGCTTGCTATTTGTAGCCGCTGCAGTGATGGTGCAGAGCATAC CTATTGTATGCGGAAAATGCTTAAGTCTGTCCCTAGAGGTAACTGGCTGTGTGAGGAATGTAAGTTTGCTGAGGAAAGCAGTAGCCAGAAGCAAG AAACTGAGGGAAAAAGAATGAATAAAGTGAGTTCAAGCACACATTTCTCTGGTAAGAGGATTGCAGAAAATGTAGAAGTGGCTCCTGCTGCAAAAAGGCAGGCTCTTGAAATGAGCATGGGTTCACCCAAGGCATCTAGCCCCAACAGAATGGGTGTTCTATCCCGTGAGTCGTCATTCAAAAACTTAGATAAGGAGAGAGTTAGGTCAGCACAACAGACTTGTTTAGGGAATCAATCCACTAATGATATGTTGGAAACATCACGCTCTTCTACTGCTGGTCCAAGGCTTCAGACACCCAAGG GGACATTATTAAAGTCAAATTCCTTTAATGCCGGAAATTCCAAACCAAAAGTTAAGCTTGTGGATGAAGTTGTTCCGCAAAAGCAAAAGGGGGCTAAAGAGCATACTTCTCTCGATATCAAAGAGAGACCTTCCAGAATGATAAGCAAATCCATGTCATTTAAATCCGTGAACTCAAGCCGATCAAATGTATCTGATTCAAAAGTGAAAATAATCTCGCCCAAGTTTAGCAATGTTGTTGATCTTAAAGGACTGAAACAAGCAAAAGAGCGGAATGCATTTGAGAGGAAAAATTTGTCTAAACTAGATCGTCCTCCTGTTAGTTCAACTACAGCTAGTTCTACCGCTTCAACACTAAAGGCTGACCAAGCATCTCGTGTTGAATCCAGTTTGGTGTCACATGTAAGCAACAACCGGGATTTGAAGGTTGTTCAGTGTGAAGGAAAACCAAATATTTCTACAAAATCAACCAGCAACCTAGCTCGTAAAACTTTAGAAACTCCTATTATGTCATCAG TTGGAGCTTCATCTACCATATGCGGTTCTGCCACCGAACAGAAGCTGAACCAAGTTAGCTCTAAGGATGAAATCTTGCCCACTTATTCTTCGGCTATTGACAAACCATCAAATAATTTTGATGGAACTCCTCCAGATGGGTTACCTCGGTTGCAGGAAACAATAAATCAGGCTGATAAAGCCAGGGAAAGCTCTGTTCGCCCCAGGCCTAGTGCTCCAGTTAGTCCTAAAGGTATTTTCTGTCAAAGATGTAAAGAAATTGGTCATGCTGCAGAATTGTGCACAACTGGTAGTCCGCAGGCTTCTGGTAATGATGCATTGACTGCTAGAAGTTCTAGTAGGGAGGAAATGCACAGAGGCAGTAAATTGAAAGATGCACTTTATGCTGCTATGCTTAGAAAGCCCGAAATATACAGAAATAAAAGAGTGCTTGATCAATCTGATGAGTTTTCCCCATCAAACACAGACTTAAATAGTGAAATAGCCTGTCAAGATCAAGTTTTCGTTTCAAAtaagttgaaaaataatattttgcatGAAGGAtcacaagaaaagaaagcaataaCCGAGAGTTCTGGCTCTGACTCTTGCACACATTCAACTGTCAATAACATGATGCAGGATGCCTTGCCCATGACTGATGTTGTGTTTTCTTCAAAAGTAGGGGACTTGGATGCGGCTGTTCCTTCTGTTGGGAAACCGATGGTGAAAGACTTCTTGGGTCATGCTTCAGCAACCTTGGCCTTTCTCTCAAAGTTTTCGCCCATTCCAGAATATGAATACATCTGGCA GGGGTGTTTTGAGGTACATAGAAGTGGTAATATTCTGGATTTATATGGTGGAATTCAAGCACATCTATCAACTTGTGCATCGCCTAGAGTTCTTGAGATGCTACACAAGTTTCCTCAGAAACTTTTCCTGAATGAAGTACCTCGCATGAGCACCTGGCCAATGCAGTTTCATGACGGTGGTGCTAAAGAAGACAACATTGCTCTTTACTTCTTTGCCAAAGATCTTGAGAG TTATGAGAGAAAGTACAAGAGCCTGTTGGATGGTAtgataaaaaatgatttagctCTCAAAGGAAATGTTGAGGGTGTTGAGCTTTTGATATTTCCATCCAATCAGCTTCCTGAGAAATCACAGC GTTGgaatatgttatttttccttTGGGGTGTCTTCCGGACGAGGAGGATGCATGGTCCAGATTCATCCAAGAACGTAAATATTCCCAGTTTGGATGGGATTTCAGTGGAAAAACATACCCCTACTGCTGTCATGACTTTATCGGAGAATCTATGTTCACCAAAGCGTATAGATGAAGAATCTTCTTCATGTGGCAGGAATTCTAATATGTTTTTAACTTCCAATGTGCCTGCCCAGATCTGTGCCAAAGTAACTGTGGATTGTGATGAACAAAAAGCTTCTCCAGAGCTGACGTGTTTGGGTTTGAAAGCGAATTCAGTGCTGAAAGATAGCCAACTGGTCTCCAAATCTACGAGCGGTGTGCGCTTGTCTGAAGAAATGAGATGCACCAGCCCTTCCTTG CAAGAAGTTGGTCTTCCAAAGCATGGAATGGGTGCAGATGTCAGACCATCCCTCCCAGCCATTGGAACACATGGCTCGAACATGGGTGAGAAGATGCAACTTGATAGAAATTATACTTCATCTTTGAAAACTCCTCTTTCCAATCAAGAGGTGGTAGGTGTTTCAGGGAATGTTTATGAGGAGAAATTTTCAGATTCCCTTGGTGTTTCGGGAAGTGTTGGTGATATGATGCCTCTGGATGGAGTGAAAAGAGATGGGGATCAGTATAAACTTGAAAGGGAAGTGAAGGAAGAAGATGAGCATGTGAATGCAGAGGCAGCTTTGGCAAGAGATCCAATGACCAAAGCAGTCAACTGTTATCAGCCTAGTCAGAGGAAACGTCCGCACATAGATCTTATGGATACAGCTCCACCCGCTTCTGATCTTGCAAGTCAGAAAATGCCTTGGAATGGAGTGAATAATATGCCGATTGATGGAGCAAGTATTGGTAAGAAGCCAAAGACAGGTTCAATTAACATGTATGAATATAGTGGAAGAAATTCTCTTGGTGATGGTATTTCATCACAGGGAAATGATCTAGGTCCCTGTTCATTAGTTGAGGAGAAGAGATGTGTTGAATCTTGTGATGAGAAAGTCATTCCGGAGGACTTTGGAACCACGGAAAGGTTCTTTTTTCCTGTAGATTCACGTCATGTGAAGGTGGGGGACAGCTTTGCATCTCGGAGAAGTTTCTCAACAGGAAATGAAGAACGGTCGCATGATGGATTTCCGAACCTTGAGCTTGCTTTAGGGGCAGAGACAAAACCTCAAAATAAGGGGATTCTGCCTTTCTTTGTTGGGGTAGTGGACAAGAAAAATAACCAGGACAAGCCTCCAGATAAACTGATAGACGATAAAGAGGATGATGTCTCTGcttctctttccctctctctttcCTTCCCTTTTCCGGACAAGGAACAACCTGTTAAACCAGTATCAAAATCAGAGCAGCTCCGGGCTGAAAGGCGCCATGTGAATACCTCACTGCTCCTCTTTGGCGGTTTTCCAGAGAAATAG